The Streptomyces sp. NBC_01275 genome has a segment encoding these proteins:
- a CDS encoding FAD-dependent oxidoreductase, which yields MAQAADTARTVILTVDDDPGVSRAVARDLRRRYGASYRIVRAESGESALEALRELKLRGDLVAVILADYRMPQMNGIEFLEEALDVYPGARRVLLTAYADTNAAIDAINVVDLDHYLLKPWDPPEEKLYPVLDDLLDAWRNSDYRPVPATKVVGHRWSARSSEVREFLARNQVPYRWYSADDPEGRRLLAAAGADGQRLPLVITQEGEPLLEPDSPELAARVGLATTPTAEFYDLVVIGGGPAGLGSAVYGASEGLRTVLVERSATGGQAGQSSRIENYLGFPDGVSGAQLTDRARRQAAKFGAEILTAREVTGLEVNGSARVVRFSDGSAVAAHSVILATGVSYRQLAAPGCDDLTGCGVFYGSALTEAAACQGQDVYIVGGANSAGQAAMHLAKGAKSVTLLVRGESLAASMSYYLIQQIEEAPNITVRTRTVVDAAHGSGRLEQLTLRDVDSGASELVDAQWMFVFIGAAPLTDWLDGAVLRDERGFILAGPDLTPDGRPPASWELDRPPYHLETNIPGVFVAGDARAESAKRVASAVGEGAMAVMLVHRYLEQS from the coding sequence ATGGCACAGGCCGCCGATACAGCGCGGACCGTCATCCTGACCGTGGACGACGACCCGGGGGTCTCCCGTGCCGTCGCCCGTGACCTGCGACGCCGCTACGGCGCCTCGTACCGGATCGTGCGCGCGGAGTCCGGGGAGTCCGCGCTGGAGGCGCTGCGCGAGCTGAAGCTGCGCGGCGACCTGGTGGCCGTGATCCTGGCCGACTACCGGATGCCGCAGATGAACGGCATCGAGTTCCTGGAAGAGGCCCTGGACGTGTACCCGGGCGCGCGGCGCGTGCTGCTGACCGCGTACGCCGACACCAACGCGGCGATCGACGCGATCAACGTCGTCGACCTCGACCACTATCTGCTGAAGCCGTGGGACCCGCCGGAGGAGAAGCTCTACCCCGTCCTGGACGATCTGCTGGACGCCTGGCGCAACAGCGACTACCGGCCGGTGCCCGCCACCAAGGTCGTCGGACACCGCTGGTCGGCGCGCTCCTCGGAGGTGCGGGAGTTCCTGGCCCGCAACCAGGTGCCCTACCGCTGGTACTCGGCCGACGACCCCGAGGGGCGGCGGCTGCTGGCCGCGGCCGGTGCGGACGGACAGCGGCTGCCGCTGGTGATCACCCAGGAGGGCGAGCCGCTTCTCGAGCCGGATTCACCCGAGCTGGCCGCCCGCGTGGGCCTGGCGACGACGCCGACGGCCGAGTTCTACGACCTCGTGGTGATCGGCGGCGGCCCGGCCGGGCTCGGCTCGGCCGTGTACGGGGCGTCGGAGGGGCTGCGGACGGTGCTCGTGGAGCGGTCGGCGACCGGCGGACAGGCCGGGCAGAGCTCGCGCATCGAGAACTACCTGGGTTTCCCCGACGGCGTGTCCGGCGCGCAGCTCACCGACCGGGCGCGGCGGCAGGCCGCCAAGTTCGGGGCCGAGATCCTCACCGCGCGCGAGGTGACGGGCCTGGAGGTCAACGGATCGGCGCGGGTGGTCCGGTTCTCGGACGGCTCGGCGGTGGCCGCGCACAGCGTGATCCTCGCGACGGGCGTGTCCTACCGGCAGCTGGCGGCCCCGGGCTGCGACGACCTGACCGGCTGCGGGGTGTTCTACGGGTCGGCGCTCACCGAGGCGGCCGCCTGCCAGGGGCAGGACGTGTACATCGTGGGCGGCGCCAACTCGGCCGGACAGGCGGCGATGCACCTGGCGAAGGGCGCCAAGTCCGTCACGCTGCTGGTGCGCGGGGAGTCCCTGGCCGCGTCGATGTCGTACTACCTGATCCAGCAGATCGAGGAGGCGCCCAACATCACCGTGCGCACCCGCACGGTCGTCGACGCCGCGCACGGCTCCGGCCGGCTGGAGCAGCTGACACTGCGGGACGTGGACAGCGGCGCAAGTGAACTCGTGGACGCGCAGTGGATGTTCGTGTTCATCGGCGCGGCCCCGCTCACCGACTGGCTGGACGGCGCCGTGCTGCGCGACGAGCGCGGCTTCATCCTGGCCGGGCCCGACCTCACGCCGGACGGGCGGCCGCCGGCGAGCTGGGAGCTGGACCGGCCGCCGTACCACCTGGAGACCAACATTCCCGGCGTGTTCGTGGCGGGCGACGCGCGCGCGGAGTCCGCCAAGCGCGTCGCGTCCGCCGTAGGAGAGGGAGCCATGGCCGTGATGCTCGTCCACCGGTATCTGGAGCAGTCATGA
- a CDS encoding VOC family protein, with amino-acid sequence MSLEWEQTVVDAADPVALGRWWAAALGWVVVDDASDEYEIRPAPDRLPGLLFVAVEESRSVKNRLHLDFRPDDQAAEVARLLSLGARHVDVGQGEQSWVVLADPEGNEFCVLAARHG; translated from the coding sequence ATGAGTCTGGAATGGGAACAGACAGTCGTCGACGCGGCCGATCCGGTGGCGCTGGGCCGCTGGTGGGCCGCGGCCCTCGGCTGGGTCGTGGTCGACGACGCGTCCGACGAGTACGAGATCAGACCCGCCCCGGACCGGCTCCCCGGCCTCCTCTTCGTCGCGGTCGAGGAGAGCAGGTCGGTGAAGAACCGGCTCCACCTGGACTTCCGCCCGGACGACCAGGCGGCCGAGGTGGCCCGCCTGCTGTCCCTGGGCGCGCGCCACGTCGACGTGGGCCAGGGCGAGCAGTCCTGGGTGGTGCTGGCCGACCCCGAGGGCAACGAGTTCTGTGTGCTCGCGGCTCGGCACGGCTGA
- a CDS encoding universal stress protein, with translation MTSPITAGVDGTDESLAALAWAAREAVRCERELRVVHVWRFQPDAAADVADRDAQERWVWHSVRKAVTEAAERHPGLPVTTDVLEGPAVETLVAAAAEAHTLVLGSRGHGPFVGFLLGSVGQGVIAEAARPVVLVRAGDRPSSEAAGREIVVGQQGEPEDSAPALRFAFETAAARGASVRAVRAWTLPPVFAYSPGSLKLLDDAGGPEPFEKKALAEAVAPWRERFPDVPVVEHVEMGSAGQVLLAVAGRAQLMVVGRRVHRTAVGARIGSVAHGVLHHADCPVAVVPHD, from the coding sequence ATGACGAGCCCGATCACGGCAGGGGTCGACGGGACGGACGAGAGCCTCGCCGCGCTGGCCTGGGCGGCGCGCGAGGCCGTCCGGTGCGAGCGGGAGCTGCGGGTGGTGCACGTCTGGCGGTTCCAGCCGGACGCGGCGGCCGACGTCGCCGACCGGGACGCGCAGGAACGGTGGGTGTGGCACTCCGTACGGAAGGCGGTGACGGAGGCCGCCGAGCGGCACCCCGGACTTCCGGTCACCACCGACGTCCTGGAGGGCCCGGCCGTGGAGACGCTGGTCGCCGCCGCTGCCGAGGCCCACACCCTGGTCCTCGGCTCGCGCGGGCACGGCCCGTTCGTCGGGTTCCTGCTGGGCTCGGTCGGCCAGGGGGTGATCGCCGAGGCCGCGCGCCCGGTGGTCCTGGTCCGGGCCGGCGACCGGCCGTCGTCCGAGGCGGCGGGCCGGGAGATCGTCGTCGGCCAGCAGGGCGAGCCGGAGGACAGCGCCCCCGCGCTGCGGTTCGCGTTCGAGACGGCGGCGGCCCGCGGCGCGTCGGTCCGGGCGGTACGGGCCTGGACGCTGCCGCCGGTGTTCGCCTACAGCCCCGGTTCGCTCAAGCTCCTCGACGACGCCGGCGGCCCGGAGCCGTTCGAGAAGAAGGCGCTGGCCGAGGCCGTGGCGCCGTGGCGGGAGCGGTTCCCGGACGTGCCGGTGGTCGAGCACGTGGAGATGGGCAGCGCGGGGCAGGTGCTGCTGGCGGTGGCCGGGCGGGCGCAGCTCATGGTGGTCGGCCGCAGGGTCCACCGCACGGCCGTGGGCGCCCGCATCGGCTCCGTCGCACACGGCGTCCTGCACCACGCGGACTGCCCGGTCGCCGTCGTGCCCCACGACTGA
- a CDS encoding DUF4032 domain-containing protein, which yields MALQISATNPEHPALLLELPWHLPLEEWPEEVLVPLPRGISRHVVRYARAGDEVIAVKELAQRPALREYELLRDLDRLGIPAVDPLAVVTGRADDAGDALESVLVTRHLGGSMPYRSMFETTMRPATMHRLMDALAVLLVRLHLAGFAWGDCSLSNTLFRRDAGAYAAYLVDAETGDLHPQLSTGQREYDLDLARVNISGELLDLEASGALHPSVDAIEFGMEICGRYGELWEELTRVSVYPAGKYQYIERRIRRLNELGFDVAEMQIEHSANGDTVTFVPKVVDAGHHQRQLLRLTGLDAEENQARRLLNDLESWMATQDDYAPGDPLAARPEVLAHRWVRDVFRPTVRAVPLELRGSMDPAEIYHELLEHRWYLSEHAQHDIGLDTAVEDYIEKILPKARETLEPTVPE from the coding sequence ATGGCTTTGCAGATCAGCGCCACCAACCCGGAGCATCCGGCACTCCTGCTGGAGCTGCCCTGGCACCTGCCCCTGGAGGAGTGGCCCGAAGAGGTCCTCGTCCCGCTGCCGCGCGGCATCTCCCGTCACGTGGTGCGCTACGCCCGGGCCGGCGACGAGGTGATCGCCGTCAAGGAGCTCGCCCAGCGGCCCGCGCTGCGCGAGTACGAGCTGCTGCGCGATCTGGACCGGCTCGGCATCCCGGCCGTCGACCCGCTGGCCGTCGTCACCGGCCGCGCCGACGACGCCGGCGACGCCCTGGAGTCGGTGCTGGTCACCCGGCACCTGGGCGGCTCGATGCCGTACCGCTCGATGTTCGAGACGACCATGCGGCCGGCGACCATGCACCGGCTGATGGACGCGCTCGCCGTGCTCCTGGTGCGGCTGCACCTCGCCGGGTTCGCGTGGGGCGACTGCTCGCTGTCCAACACCCTGTTCCGGCGGGACGCGGGAGCCTACGCCGCCTATCTCGTCGACGCCGAGACCGGCGACCTGCACCCGCAGCTGAGCACCGGCCAGCGCGAGTACGACCTGGACCTCGCCCGCGTCAACATCAGCGGCGAGCTGCTCGACCTGGAGGCGTCCGGGGCGCTGCACCCGTCGGTGGACGCGATCGAGTTCGGCATGGAGATCTGCGGCCGCTACGGGGAGCTGTGGGAGGAGCTAACCCGCGTCTCGGTGTACCCGGCGGGCAAGTACCAGTACATCGAGCGCCGGATCCGCCGGCTCAACGAGCTGGGCTTCGACGTCGCCGAGATGCAGATCGAGCACTCCGCCAACGGCGACACCGTCACCTTCGTGCCGAAGGTCGTCGACGCCGGCCACCACCAGCGGCAGCTGCTGCGGCTGACCGGACTGGACGCCGAGGAGAACCAGGCCCGGCGGCTGCTGAACGACCTGGAGAGCTGGATGGCGACCCAGGACGACTACGCGCCCGGCGACCCGCTCGCGGCCCGCCCCGAGGTGCTGGCGCACCGGTGGGTCCGGGACGTCTTCCGGCCCACCGTGCGCGCCGTGCCGCTCGAGCTGCGCGGCTCCATGGACCCGGCGGAGATCTACCACGAGCTCCTCGAACACCGCTGGTACCTGTCGGAGCACGCGCAGCACGACATCGGGCTCGACACCGCGGTCGAGGACTACATCGAGAAGATCCTGCCCAAGGCCCGGGAGACCCTGGAGCCGACCGTCCCGGAGTAG
- a CDS encoding MBL fold metallo-hydrolase, translating to MRADVRQVADGTYLVHGGNTNWVILKDGDAVTLIDTGYPGDRQRVLDSLASVGSSPEAVTAVLITHAHNDHLGSAEHLRSTYATPVYLHEAEVPHARREFLQQVTVGQVLGNIWRPGVLPWMVHVLRSDGVAPYPVTAPEAFPTADGPLDLPGRPVPVHTPGHTSGHTVFHLPEAGIVVSGDALVSGHPTSRLQGPQLLPDMFHHERARAVASLDVIEGLSAELLLPGHGPLHQGSVRAAAQQARERAV from the coding sequence ATGCGGGCAGACGTACGGCAAGTGGCGGACGGCACCTACCTGGTGCACGGCGGCAACACCAACTGGGTGATCCTCAAGGACGGGGACGCCGTCACCCTGATCGACACCGGCTACCCCGGCGACCGGCAGCGGGTCCTGGACTCCCTTGCCTCGGTGGGCAGTTCGCCGGAGGCGGTCACGGCCGTCCTCATCACGCACGCCCACAACGACCACCTGGGCTCCGCCGAGCACCTGCGCTCGACCTACGCCACCCCGGTCTACCTCCACGAGGCCGAAGTGCCGCACGCCCGGCGGGAGTTCCTCCAGCAGGTGACCGTCGGCCAGGTGCTGGGGAACATCTGGCGGCCCGGTGTGCTGCCCTGGATGGTGCACGTGCTGCGCTCCGACGGCGTCGCGCCCTACCCGGTCACCGCGCCCGAGGCGTTCCCGACGGCGGACGGCCCGCTCGACCTCCCCGGCCGGCCCGTGCCCGTGCACACGCCCGGCCACACCAGCGGCCACACGGTGTTCCACCTCCCCGAGGCGGGCATCGTCGTCTCCGGCGACGCCCTGGTGAGCGGCCATCCGACCTCCCGGCTCCAGGGACCACAGCTGCTGCCGGACATGTTCCACCACGAGCGCGCCCGCGCCGTGGCGTCGCTGGACGTCATCGAGGGACTGTCGGCCGAGCTGCTGCTGCCCGGGCACGGGCCCCTCCACCAGGGGTCCGTGCGGGCGGCCGCTCAGCAGGCCCGCGAACGCGCCGTCTAA